The following are encoded in a window of Saccharothrix longispora genomic DNA:
- a CDS encoding FtsB family cell division protein: protein MSARERDPRRGRDAARGSRPARARRAGDGTTGKAASGKGTGGASGASAASGKGAGRAATGRGKAGAAKAGPAKAGGRPAARRPQSRARSRAGAGTGGAFGMTGTRRAALLAMVVCALALSIAVPLRTYLAQREELREVTASQETLRAEVAQLEQRKQELADPAHVEAEARRRLHYVRPGETPYVVQLPGDAERELEERRPATEPAEDKAWYEQLWDSAAAR from the coding sequence ATGTCGGCACGGGAGCGCGACCCCCGCCGCGGCCGTGACGCCGCGCGGGGGTCGCGCCCTGCCCGCGCCCGCCGCGCCGGGGACGGCACGACCGGCAAGGCGGCGTCCGGCAAGGGCACTGGCGGCGCGTCCGGCGCGTCCGCGGCGTCCGGCAAGGGCGCGGGGCGCGCGGCCACCGGTCGGGGGAAGGCCGGCGCCGCGAAGGCCGGTCCCGCGAAGGCCGGGGGCAGGCCGGCGGCCCGCAGGCCGCAGTCGAGGGCCCGCAGCCGGGCCGGCGCGGGCACGGGCGGCGCGTTCGGCATGACCGGCACCCGCCGGGCCGCCCTGCTGGCCATGGTGGTGTGCGCGCTGGCGCTGAGCATCGCCGTGCCGCTGCGCACCTACCTCGCCCAGCGCGAGGAGCTGCGGGAGGTCACCGCCTCGCAGGAAACCCTGCGCGCCGAGGTCGCCCAGCTGGAGCAGCGCAAGCAGGAACTGGCCGACCCCGCGCACGTCGAGGCCGAGGCGCGGCGCCGGCTGCACTACGTGCGGCCGGGGGAGACGCCCTACGTGGTGCAGCTCCCCGGCGACGCGGAGCGCGAACTGGAAGAACGGCGCCCGGCGACCGAGCCGGCCGAGGACAAGGCGTGGTACGAGCAGTTGTGGGATTCGGCGGCGGCACGATGA
- a CDS encoding DUF501 domain-containing protein, translating to MTVGDEDRAAVAAQLGRAPRGMREIAARCPSGHPAVVQTSPRLEDGTPFPTLYYLTCSRLNSYVSRLEGAGLMKEMTDRLATDEDLARRYRRAHELYLAERDAIEPLGTTVTAGGMPDRVKCLHVHVAHALAAGPGVNPFGDEALERLAEWWPSGDCSSTVKNRP from the coding sequence ATGACGGTGGGCGACGAGGACCGGGCGGCGGTCGCGGCCCAGCTGGGGCGCGCGCCGCGCGGCATGCGGGAGATCGCCGCGCGCTGCCCGAGCGGGCACCCGGCGGTCGTGCAGACCAGCCCCAGGCTGGAGGACGGCACCCCGTTCCCCACCCTGTACTACCTGACCTGCTCCCGGTTGAACTCCTACGTCAGCAGGCTCGAAGGGGCCGGCCTGATGAAGGAGATGACGGACCGGCTGGCGACCGACGAGGACCTGGCGCGGCGCTACCGGCGCGCGCACGAGCTGTACCTGGCCGAACGGGACGCGATCGAGCCGCTCGGCACCACCGTCACGGCCGGTGGGATGCCGGACCGGGTCAAGTGCCTGCACGTGCACGTCGCGCACGCCCTGGCCGCCGGGCCGGGGGTCAACCCGTTCGGCGACGAGGCCCTGGAGCGGCTGGCCGAGTGGTGGCCGAGCGGGGATTGCTCGTCAACGGTGAAAAACCGCCCCTAA
- a CDS encoding lytic transglycosylase domain-containing protein has translation MLVPTLLHGMNPVDWVALSGRSDIEAIPPGPGDVLGTLALDRGSLGAGGRLPEADELSASLLADADDPSEFEDDLPPLEGGFLREGQHGIPGVMLDAYMRAADRLAETTPGCNLDWSLLASIGRIESGHARGGRVNENGDTVNPILGPVLDGGPGIAAIRDTDGGRYDGDRTWDRAVGPMQFIPSTWAGYAADGNEDGKSDPNNIYDATIGAGNYLCADGADVGDPEQRARSVFRYNHSNEYVATVLYWADLYANGVTPLPDLVGSDEDYLPDDDEGSTTSPGGGSTTRPGTSNPPATSNPPASSTTTAPGTTTNPGTTITITPTSPTGTTTTTSPTCPTSPTSTTTTTSTTTTAPTTTTAVPPDCPTPTTTTTTTAESTPGTTTGPASSSDAAPGSSSVGSSPVGSSSAGSNSAPSVTSSMKPA, from the coding sequence ATGCTCGTGCCCACGCTCCTGCACGGGATGAACCCCGTGGACTGGGTGGCACTGTCCGGCAGGTCCGACATCGAGGCCATCCCGCCCGGCCCCGGTGACGTCCTGGGCACCCTCGCCCTGGACCGCGGCTCGCTGGGCGCCGGCGGTCGCCTCCCCGAGGCCGACGAGCTGTCCGCGTCGCTGCTCGCGGACGCCGACGACCCGTCCGAGTTCGAGGACGACCTGCCCCCGCTGGAGGGCGGCTTCCTCCGCGAGGGCCAGCACGGCATCCCCGGCGTCATGCTCGACGCGTACATGCGCGCCGCCGACCGCCTCGCCGAGACCACGCCGGGCTGCAACCTCGACTGGTCGCTGCTGGCGAGCATCGGCCGCATCGAGTCGGGCCACGCCCGCGGCGGTCGGGTGAACGAGAACGGCGACACGGTCAACCCGATCCTCGGCCCCGTCCTCGACGGCGGCCCCGGCATCGCCGCGATCCGGGACACCGACGGCGGCCGGTACGACGGCGACCGCACGTGGGACCGGGCCGTCGGCCCGATGCAGTTCATCCCGTCGACGTGGGCCGGGTACGCCGCCGACGGCAACGAGGACGGCAAGAGCGACCCGAACAACATCTACGACGCCACCATCGGCGCCGGCAACTACCTGTGCGCGGACGGCGCGGACGTGGGCGACCCGGAGCAGCGGGCCCGGTCCGTGTTCCGCTACAACCACTCCAACGAGTACGTCGCCACCGTCCTGTACTGGGCGGACCTGTACGCCAACGGCGTCACGCCGCTGCCCGACCTGGTCGGTTCGGACGAGGACTACCTCCCGGACGACGACGAGGGCTCCACCACCAGCCCCGGCGGCGGCTCCACGACCCGGCCGGGCACGTCGAACCCGCCGGCCACGTCGAACCCGCCGGCCTCGTCCACCACCACGGCGCCCGGCACGACCACGAACCCGGGCACCACGATCACGATCACGCCGACGTCGCCGACGGGCACGACCACGACGACCTCGCCGACCTGCCCGACCTCGCCGACCAGCACGACGACCACCACGAGCACGACGACGACCGCCCCGACGACGACCACCGCGGTCCCGCCGGACTGCCCGACCCCCACGACCACCACGACGACCACCGCCGAGAGCACGCCGGGCACCACGACCGGTCCGGCCAGTTCGTCGGACGCGGCGCCGGGGTCCTCGTCGGTCGGGTCGTCCCCGGTCGGCTCCTCGTCGGCGGGGTCGAACTCCGCGCCGTCGGTCACGTCCTCGATGAAGCCCGCCTGA
- a CDS encoding Ppx/GppA phosphatase family protein encodes MARVAAIDCGTNSIRLLVADVTTSDGGGRWLRDVHREMRVVRLGQGVDATGELHPDAIARTRAALVDYTAVLRRKGTERVRMVATSATRDARNRDAFFDMVREVLGAEAEVITGDEEARLSFTGAVSDLDPDEGPFLVSDVGGGSTELVLGTWDGVTGSVTAARSVDIGCVRLTERCLRDDPPTERQVEDAVRVVGDVLGEAFDAVPTGAARTWIGVAGTVTTLVALAKELPEYDPEAIHLARLTVDQIRETTARLLAMDHDRRAALGPMHPGRVDVVNGGALIVRALADHLAGHGVTELVASEHDILDGIAFSVS; translated from the coding sequence ATGGCGCGTGTGGCCGCGATCGACTGCGGGACGAACTCGATCCGCCTGCTGGTGGCCGATGTGACCACTTCGGACGGTGGCGGGCGGTGGCTGCGGGACGTGCACCGGGAGATGCGCGTGGTGCGGCTGGGCCAGGGCGTCGACGCCACCGGTGAGCTGCACCCGGACGCGATCGCCCGCACCCGGGCCGCGCTGGTCGACTACACGGCCGTGCTGCGGCGCAAGGGGACCGAGCGGGTGCGGATGGTGGCGACCTCCGCGACCCGGGACGCGCGCAACCGCGACGCCTTCTTCGACATGGTGCGCGAGGTGCTGGGCGCCGAGGCCGAGGTGATCACCGGTGACGAGGAGGCGCGGCTCTCGTTCACCGGCGCGGTGTCGGACCTGGACCCCGACGAGGGGCCGTTCCTGGTCTCCGACGTCGGCGGCGGCTCGACGGAACTGGTGCTCGGCACGTGGGACGGGGTGACGGGGTCGGTCACCGCGGCGCGGTCGGTGGACATCGGGTGCGTCCGGCTCACCGAGCGGTGCCTGCGCGACGACCCGCCCACCGAGCGGCAGGTCGAGGACGCCGTACGGGTGGTGGGGGACGTGCTGGGCGAGGCGTTCGACGCCGTGCCGACCGGTGCCGCCCGCACGTGGATCGGCGTCGCGGGCACCGTCACCACGCTCGTCGCGCTGGCGAAGGAGCTGCCGGAGTACGACCCGGAGGCGATCCACCTGGCCCGGCTCACCGTCGACCAGATCCGGGAGACGACGGCGCGGCTGCTCGCGATGGACCACGACCGGCGCGCCGCGCTCGGGCCGATGCACCCCGGCCGGGTGGACGTCGTCAACGGCGGCGCGCTGATCGTGCGGGCCCTCGCCGACCACCTCGCCGGGCACGGCGTGACCGAACTGGTGGCGAGCGAGCACGACATCCTCGACGGGATCGCGTTCTCGGTGTCCTGA
- a CDS encoding peptide ABC transporter substrate-binding protein, protein MSRARLVPAALAVAVVAAGCGAAEEGPTGSNTEAGITIFNTEPENPLVPGNTTEVGGSRVLDPMFTGLVEYRSEDAQPANAMAESIETTDSKVFTVKIKQGWTFHDGTPVTAKSFVDAWNWTAYGPNATQGASFFSQIEGYDEVHPKDPDGADGPQEAPTPAVKEMSGLTVDGDHQFTITLSEPFSVFPVTVGYEVFAPLPEAFFEDREAFEANPIGNGPFKFVSRTVGTDIKLTRYDDYKGDDKPKFRDLTLKVYQSRESAYADLVSNNLDFMEELPPNALAGKKYETDLGDRVVQRETLNMQTIAFPFYQPPYDNVELRRAISMAINREEITQRIFEGTRKPADGWVHPLMKGYEPGQCGDYCSFDEAKAKEAFAKSGYTGEIVLLSNTDGGHQEWAEAVANSIKNTLGVEARFVPSTSFGEFRQKVNAHEMTGMYRAGWIADYPSIENWLTPLYRTGSSSNDGLYTNPAFDAKLAEADKAPSEEEAIGLYLEAERIMAPDMPVIPLWTQFTVGGKSDRLKVANLDPFRALDLESVEVA, encoded by the coding sequence ATGTCACGTGCACGCTTAGTCCCCGCAGCACTCGCGGTCGCCGTCGTGGCGGCCGGCTGCGGCGCCGCCGAGGAGGGCCCGACGGGCTCGAACACCGAGGCCGGCATCACGATCTTCAACACCGAGCCGGAGAACCCGCTCGTGCCCGGCAACACCACCGAGGTGGGCGGCAGCCGGGTGCTCGACCCGATGTTCACCGGCCTGGTCGAGTACCGGTCCGAGGACGCGCAGCCCGCGAACGCGATGGCCGAGTCCATCGAGACGACGGACTCCAAGGTCTTCACCGTGAAGATCAAGCAGGGCTGGACGTTCCACGACGGCACGCCGGTCACCGCGAAGAGCTTCGTGGACGCCTGGAACTGGACCGCCTACGGCCCCAACGCCACCCAGGGCGCCAGCTTCTTCTCCCAGATCGAGGGCTACGACGAGGTCCACCCGAAGGACCCGGACGGCGCGGACGGGCCGCAGGAGGCGCCCACGCCGGCCGTCAAGGAGATGTCCGGGCTCACGGTGGACGGCGACCACCAGTTCACCATCACCCTGTCCGAGCCGTTCTCCGTCTTCCCGGTGACCGTCGGCTACGAGGTGTTCGCGCCGCTGCCCGAGGCGTTCTTCGAGGACCGGGAGGCGTTCGAGGCCAACCCGATCGGCAACGGCCCGTTCAAGTTCGTCTCCCGCACGGTCGGCACCGACATCAAGCTGACCCGCTACGACGACTACAAGGGCGACGACAAGCCGAAGTTCCGGGACCTGACGCTGAAGGTCTACCAGAGCCGCGAGTCGGCCTACGCGGACCTCGTGTCGAACAACCTGGACTTCATGGAGGAACTGCCGCCGAACGCCCTGGCCGGCAAGAAGTACGAGACGGACCTGGGCGACCGGGTCGTGCAGCGCGAGACGCTGAACATGCAGACCATCGCGTTCCCGTTCTACCAGCCGCCCTACGACAACGTGGAGCTGCGGCGCGCGATCTCCATGGCCATCAACCGGGAGGAGATCACGCAGCGGATCTTCGAGGGCACCCGGAAGCCGGCCGACGGCTGGGTGCACCCGCTGATGAAGGGCTACGAGCCCGGCCAGTGCGGCGACTACTGCTCGTTCGACGAGGCGAAGGCCAAGGAGGCGTTCGCGAAGTCCGGCTACACCGGGGAGATCGTCCTGCTGTCCAACACGGACGGCGGGCACCAGGAGTGGGCCGAGGCGGTGGCGAACAGCATCAAGAACACGCTCGGCGTGGAGGCGCGGTTCGTGCCGTCGACGAGCTTCGGCGAGTTCCGGCAGAAGGTCAACGCCCACGAGATGACCGGCATGTACCGGGCGGGCTGGATCGCCGACTACCCGTCCATCGAGAACTGGCTGACGCCGCTCTACCGCACCGGCTCGTCCTCCAATGACGGGCTCTACACCAACCCGGCGTTCGACGCGAAGCTCGCCGAGGCCGACAAGGCCCCCAGCGAGGAGGAGGCCATCGGCCTCTACCTGGAGGCCGAGCGGATCATGGCGCCGGACATGCCCGTCATCCCGCTGTGGACGCAGTTCACCGTCGGCGGCAAGTCCGACCGGCTGAAGGTCGCGAACCTCGACCCGTTCCGCGCCCTCGACCTCGAATCCGTGGAAGTGGCGTAG
- a CDS encoding ABC transporter permease — translation MGRYVLRRLLQMVPVFLGTTFLIYAMVWAVPGDPFEGKCGERDCPESYVSAMRDRFNLDDPLLVQYGKYLLNLLQGDFGLTSSGLQVADRIAATFPVTLKLALVALVVEAVIGITAGVVSGLRNRGFLDSLVLVSTLFLISIPVFVTGYVVQLVFGLQLGWISPTVTSPTVGSLIVPGFVLASLSMAYVARLSRASISENRRADYVRTALAKGLPPRRVVGVHLLRNSLIPVITFLGTDLGAFLGGAIVTEGIFNVPGVGGLVFRSILTKDGAMVTGVVTVLVLVYLLMTLLVDLLYAVLDPRIRYD, via the coding sequence TTGGGGCGCTACGTGCTGCGCAGGCTGCTCCAGATGGTCCCGGTGTTCCTCGGGACGACGTTCCTGATCTACGCGATGGTGTGGGCGGTCCCCGGCGACCCGTTCGAGGGCAAGTGCGGCGAGCGCGACTGCCCCGAGTCGTACGTGTCGGCGATGCGGGACCGGTTCAACCTCGACGACCCGCTGCTCGTGCAGTACGGCAAGTACCTGCTGAACCTGCTCCAGGGCGACTTCGGGCTCACCTCGTCGGGCCTCCAGGTCGCCGACCGGATCGCGGCCACGTTCCCCGTCACGCTCAAGCTCGCCCTGGTGGCGCTGGTGGTCGAGGCCGTCATCGGCATCACCGCCGGCGTGGTCTCCGGCCTGCGCAACCGCGGCTTCCTGGACAGCCTCGTGCTGGTGTCGACGCTGTTCCTGATCTCCATCCCGGTGTTCGTCACCGGGTACGTGGTGCAGCTCGTGTTCGGCCTCCAGCTCGGCTGGATCTCGCCGACCGTGACGTCGCCGACGGTCGGCAGCCTGATCGTGCCCGGCTTCGTGCTGGCCTCGCTGTCCATGGCGTACGTGGCGCGGCTGTCGCGGGCGAGCATCTCGGAGAACCGGCGCGCGGACTACGTGCGCACGGCGCTGGCCAAGGGCCTGCCGCCGCGCCGGGTGGTGGGCGTGCACCTGCTGCGCAACTCGCTGATCCCGGTGATCACGTTCCTGGGCACGGACCTGGGCGCGTTCCTCGGCGGCGCCATCGTCACCGAGGGCATCTTCAACGTGCCCGGCGTCGGCGGCCTGGTGTTCCGGTCGATCCTCACCAAGGACGGCGCGATGGTGACCGGCGTGGTGACCGTCCTGGTGCTCGTGTACCTGCTGATGACGCTGCTGGTGGACCTCCTCTACGCCGTCCTGGACCCGAGGATTCGCTATGACTGA
- a CDS encoding ABC transporter permease, with protein MTEQIASLVEDRPRGLFGDAWHTLRHRALFWVAVSIILLVVLMAVFPGLFASGDPNLAQLSRSRGAPSSEAWFGYDNQGYDIYTRVVHGARASVVVGLLSTVGVVLVGASIGMLAGFYGGWLDAVVSRIADVFVGVPFVLGAIVILTTLNAGGDAGPVRIVAQVVLSISALSWPVAMRIMRSTAIAAKQQDYVKAARALGAPSSRIIAEHMLPNCVAPVLVYSTIALGAFIGAEATLSYLGIGLRQPVVSWGVMINSAKDYLRVAPHALLFPAGFLTATVLAFVMLGDAVREALDPKLR; from the coding sequence ATGACTGAGCAGATCGCCTCGCTGGTCGAGGACCGCCCGCGCGGGCTGTTCGGCGACGCCTGGCACACCCTGCGCCACCGGGCGCTGTTCTGGGTGGCCGTGTCGATCATCCTGCTGGTCGTGCTGATGGCCGTGTTCCCGGGGCTGTTCGCGTCCGGCGACCCGAACCTGGCGCAGCTGTCCCGCTCGCGCGGCGCGCCGTCGTCGGAGGCGTGGTTCGGCTACGACAACCAGGGCTACGACATCTACACGCGGGTCGTGCACGGCGCGCGGGCGTCCGTCGTGGTCGGTCTGCTGTCCACGGTGGGCGTCGTGCTGGTCGGCGCGTCGATCGGCATGCTGGCCGGGTTCTACGGCGGCTGGCTCGACGCGGTGGTGTCGCGGATCGCCGACGTGTTCGTGGGCGTGCCGTTCGTGCTCGGCGCGATCGTCATCCTCACCACCCTCAACGCGGGCGGTGACGCCGGACCGGTGCGGATCGTCGCGCAGGTCGTGCTGTCGATCTCGGCGCTGTCGTGGCCGGTGGCCATGCGGATCATGCGGTCCACCGCCATCGCCGCCAAGCAGCAGGACTACGTGAAGGCGGCGCGGGCGCTGGGCGCGCCGTCGTCCCGGATCATCGCCGAGCACATGCTGCCCAACTGCGTCGCGCCCGTGCTCGTGTACTCCACGATCGCGCTGGGCGCGTTCATCGGGGCCGAGGCGACCCTGTCCTACCTGGGCATCGGGTTGCGACAACCCGTCGTGTCGTGGGGCGTGATGATCAACAGCGCCAAGGACTACCTGCGGGTGGCGCCGCACGCCCTGCTGTTCCCGGCCGGGTTCCTGACCGCGACCGTGCTGGCGTTCGTGATGCTGGGCGACGCCGTGCGCGAAGCCCTCGACCCCAAGTTGCGGTGA
- a CDS encoding ABC transporter ATP-binding protein, producing the protein MLEVEDLHVEFRTRDGVARVLNGVTYRVHAGETLAVLGESGSGKSVTAQAVMGILDTPPAFVTRGSVRFHGEELLTASPERRRAVRASGVAMIFQDALSALNPVFTVGFQIEEQLRLRRGMTRKEARARAVELLDLVRIPSAKQRVREYPHQFSGGMRQRAMIAMALALDPEVLIADEPTTALDVTVQAQIMDLLREIQRERSMGLVLITHDLGVVAEVADRIAVMYAGRIVEEADAVSLFRSPGHPYTAALMRSLPRLDSSKHSALETIRGLPPSLLRIPPGCPFHPRCPRAEAVCAVDVPAFVPLGPVPGVGRGSACHFAEEVVRG; encoded by the coding sequence GTGCTGGAAGTCGAAGACCTGCACGTGGAGTTCCGCACCCGTGACGGCGTGGCGCGGGTGCTCAACGGCGTGACCTACCGCGTGCACGCGGGCGAGACGCTGGCCGTGCTCGGCGAGTCCGGGTCCGGCAAGAGCGTCACCGCGCAGGCCGTCATGGGCATCCTGGACACGCCGCCCGCGTTCGTCACCCGCGGTTCCGTGCGGTTCCACGGGGAGGAGCTGCTGACCGCCTCGCCGGAGCGGCGGCGCGCGGTGCGGGCCTCCGGCGTGGCGATGATCTTCCAGGACGCGCTGTCCGCGCTGAACCCGGTGTTCACCGTGGGGTTCCAGATCGAGGAACAGCTGCGGTTGCGGCGCGGGATGACGCGCAAGGAGGCGCGGGCGCGGGCGGTCGAGCTGCTGGACCTGGTGCGCATCCCGTCGGCGAAGCAGCGGGTGCGCGAGTACCCGCACCAGTTCTCCGGCGGGATGCGGCAGCGGGCGATGATCGCGATGGCGCTCGCCCTCGACCCCGAGGTGCTGATCGCCGACGAGCCGACGACGGCGCTGGACGTGACCGTGCAGGCGCAGATCATGGACCTGCTGCGCGAGATCCAGCGCGAGCGGTCGATGGGGCTGGTGCTGATCACGCACGACCTGGGCGTGGTCGCGGAGGTCGCCGACCGGATCGCGGTGATGTACGCGGGGCGGATCGTGGAGGAGGCCGACGCGGTGTCGCTGTTCCGCTCGCCCGGCCACCCGTACACGGCGGCGCTGATGCGGTCGCTGCCGAGGCTGGACTCGTCGAAGCACTCGGCGCTGGAGACCATCCGGGGGCTGCCGCCGAGCCTGCTGCGCATCCCGCCGGGGTGCCCGTTCCACCCGCGCTGCCCGCGCGCCGAGGCCGTGTGCGCGGTGGACGTGCCCGCGTTCGTGCCGCTGGGGCCGGTGCCCGGCGTCGGGCGGGGCAGTGCGTGCCACTTCGCGGAGGAGGTCGTCCGTGGCTGA
- a CDS encoding ABC transporter ATP-binding protein — protein sequence MAELLEVRDLVKHFPVTRGVLFRRTVGRVRAVDGVSFSLRAGETLGVVGESGCGKSTLAQVLMRLEPPTSGTALFEGAPMFSLRGPALKAWRRDMQIVLQDPYTSLNPRMTVGDIVGEPFDIHPEVAPRGSRAGRVRELLDVVGLNPEHINRYPHQFSGGQRQRIGIARALALRPKVIVCDEPVSALDVSIQAQVMNLLASLQAEFGLSYVFIAHDLSVVRHLSDRVAVMYLGKIVEIGTEREIYEHPTHPYTQALLSAVPVPDPSLRGQRDVIRLTGDVPSPIDPPSGCRFRTRCWKARDVCAAEEPALITRAGGHPSACHFAEERHVVP from the coding sequence GTGGCTGAGCTGCTGGAGGTCCGGGACCTGGTCAAGCACTTCCCGGTAACGCGCGGGGTGCTGTTCCGGCGGACGGTCGGGCGCGTGCGGGCCGTGGACGGCGTGTCGTTCTCGCTGCGGGCGGGGGAGACCCTGGGCGTGGTGGGCGAGTCGGGGTGCGGCAAGTCGACGCTCGCGCAGGTGCTGATGCGCCTGGAGCCGCCCACGTCCGGGACGGCGCTGTTCGAGGGCGCGCCGATGTTCTCGCTGCGCGGTCCGGCCCTGAAGGCGTGGCGGCGCGACATGCAGATCGTGCTCCAGGACCCGTACACGTCGCTGAACCCGAGGATGACGGTCGGCGACATCGTCGGCGAGCCGTTCGACATCCACCCGGAGGTGGCGCCGCGCGGGTCGCGGGCCGGGCGGGTGCGCGAGCTGCTCGACGTGGTGGGCCTGAACCCGGAGCACATCAACCGCTACCCGCACCAGTTCTCCGGCGGCCAGCGGCAGCGCATCGGCATCGCGCGGGCGCTGGCGCTGCGCCCGAAGGTGATCGTGTGCGACGAGCCGGTGTCCGCGCTGGACGTGTCCATCCAGGCGCAGGTGATGAACCTGCTGGCGTCGTTGCAGGCCGAGTTCGGGCTGTCCTACGTGTTCATCGCGCACGACCTGTCCGTGGTGCGGCACCTGTCCGACCGGGTGGCCGTGATGTACCTCGGGAAGATCGTGGAGATCGGCACCGAGCGGGAGATCTACGAGCACCCCACGCACCCGTACACGCAGGCGCTGCTGTCGGCCGTGCCGGTGCCCGACCCGTCGCTGCGCGGGCAGCGGGACGTGATCCGGCTGACCGGCGACGTGCCGTCCCCGATCGACCCGCCGTCGGGCTGCCGGTTCCGCACGCGGTGCTGGAAGGCGCGGGACGTGTGCGCGGCGGAGGAGCCCGCCCTGATCACCCGGGCCGGCGGTCACCCCAGCGCGTGCCACTTCGCCGAGGAGCGCCACGTGGTGCCGTGA
- a CDS encoding RICIN domain-containing protein: protein MRKLFASLVLTLLSTLALVATSSTATAAPADGAPATPSSASAVASPAQAADGPWFMYNGNSGKCLVVQGGANGAGAFQYTCTYLADQYWAVDDKGGGTFQLRNLNSGKCLVVQGGANGAGAFQYTCANLADQYWTAVNKGGGYVQLRNVNSGKCLVVQGGANGSAAFQYTCADLTDQYWLFFI, encoded by the coding sequence ATGCGCAAGCTCTTCGCCAGTTTAGTTCTCACCCTGCTCAGCACCCTGGCGCTCGTCGCCACGTCCTCGACCGCCACGGCCGCGCCCGCCGACGGCGCGCCGGCCACCCCGTCCTCGGCTTCGGCGGTGGCCTCGCCGGCCCAGGCCGCCGACGGCCCGTGGTTCATGTACAACGGCAACAGCGGCAAGTGCCTGGTGGTGCAGGGCGGCGCCAACGGGGCCGGCGCCTTCCAGTACACCTGCACCTACCTCGCCGACCAGTACTGGGCGGTCGACGACAAGGGTGGCGGCACCTTCCAGCTGCGCAACCTGAACAGCGGCAAGTGCCTGGTGGTGCAGGGCGGCGCCAACGGGGCCGGCGCCTTCCAGTACACCTGCGCCAACCTCGCCGACCAGTATTGGACAGCCGTCAACAAGGGCGGCGGCTACGTCCAGCTGCGCAACGTCAACAGCGGCAAGTGCCTGGTGGTGCAGGGCGGCGCCAACGGGTCGGCCGCCTTCCAGTACACCTGCGCGGACCTCACCGACCAGTACTGGCTCTTCTTCATCTGA
- a CDS encoding helix-turn-helix domain-containing protein — protein sequence MPPSGARRTLAQALTRLIDEKAKREGEASVADQAIGEAIGKSRTTVWKLRTGQEVNPKVETLEALARYFGVRVAHFLDEDDVADDELAALAAARRLREAGEKHGVPDVNARLAGLSPVALAAVARLIERLGDPERSGDPEGQVPSDVD from the coding sequence GTGCCACCTTCGGGAGCGCGGCGCACCCTGGCGCAGGCGCTGACCAGGTTGATCGACGAGAAGGCGAAGCGCGAAGGCGAGGCGTCCGTCGCGGACCAGGCGATCGGCGAGGCCATCGGCAAGTCGCGGACGACGGTGTGGAAGCTGCGGACCGGGCAGGAGGTCAACCCGAAGGTCGAGACGCTGGAGGCCCTGGCCCGCTACTTCGGCGTCCGGGTCGCCCACTTCCTCGACGAGGACGACGTCGCCGACGACGAGCTCGCAGCACTCGCCGCCGCCCGGCGGCTCCGGGAGGCGGGGGAGAAGCACGGCGTGCCGGACGTCAACGCCCGCCTGGCCGGTCTCTCGCCGGTGGCCCTGGCCGCGGTCGCCCGGCTCATCGAGCGGCTCGGCGACCCCGAGCGGTCCGGCGACCCCGAGGGGCAAGTCCCGTCCGATGTGGACTGA